A window from Culex pipiens pallens isolate TS chromosome 3, TS_CPP_V2, whole genome shotgun sequence encodes these proteins:
- the LOC120413238 gene encoding uncharacterized protein LOC120413238: protein MKFLIVTIALFVLAVALVSALPAVNDESLLGGDVYEAEVDGSFNPQDPQAFFKLKKLKKLLFLG from the exons ATGAAGTTCTTGATTGTG ACCATCGCTCTGTTCGTTCTGGCCGTGGCCCTCGTGTCCGCGCTGCCGGCCGTCAACGACGAGTCGCTCCTCGGCGGGGACGTGTACGAGGCCGAAGTGGACGGCAGCTTCAACCCCCAGGACCCGCAGGCCTTTTTCAAGCTGAAGAAACTGAAGAAGCTGCTGTTCCTGGGCTAA